The proteins below come from a single Trachemys scripta elegans isolate TJP31775 chromosome 16, CAS_Tse_1.0, whole genome shotgun sequence genomic window:
- the GEMIN7 gene encoding gem-associated protein 7 yields the protein MCCCLCPQEPAMKVPVSVIRLPRGPDGTSRGFDPNSPRYQALSPISISSMGCGNEADLEREQQARVALRERYLRSLFAMVGHTIHFTMYERVNVSAAFDASDIDILNFQVSDLQTPLGVHREALLRCSDIISYTFEL from the coding sequence ATGTGTTGCTGCCTTTGCCCCCAGGAGCCTGCCATGAAGGTGCCAGTCAGCGTGATCCGCCTGCCCCGTGGGCCGGATGGCACAAGCCGTGGCTTTGACCCCAACTCCCCTCGGTACCAGGCTCTGAGCCCCATCAGCATCTCCTCTATGGGCTGTGGGAACGAGGCAGATCTGGAGCGGGAGCAACAGGCCCGCGTGGCTCTGCGGGAGCGGTACCTGCGCAGCCTGTTTGCCATGGTTGGCCACACCATCCACTTCACGATGTACGAGAGAGTCAACGTCTCGGCCGCCTTCGACGCCTCAGACATCGACATCTTGAACTTCCAGGTATCCGACCTGCAGACCCCGCTAGGTGTGCACAGGGAGGCGCTGCTCCGCTGCTCGGACATCATCTCCTACACCTTCGAGCTGTGA